From the genome of Polyodon spathula isolate WHYD16114869_AA chromosome 14, ASM1765450v1, whole genome shotgun sequence, one region includes:
- the rhbdd1 gene encoding rhomboid-related protein 4 isoform X1, translated as MRSRQRGVNLGFLMLISQLFRIGPSNVPPVTLATLGLNIYLFLAPQKQLLDVCISVQNAYIYKDWTRLIFSPFYHADDWHLYFNMVSLLWKGIQLERRLGSPWFAYIIGVFSLMTGVVYIILEMVLTEFTKDPSYSRQCAVGFSGVLFALKVINNHYFPGGVAHVFGFPIANKYACWVELVAIHLVSPGTSFVGHLAGIVVGLLYTKGPLKKIMKMCAGVVSSDGGYSRGSYFNYSGYSGPRSSPIRSNTYNAYNQYSPNNTYSASNEAPGYEPYTGGLSEEEQYQAAIRASLNDQGSGHAQRRPNYGFNIPTGPLTWEEIRQRRLNRFEG; from the exons ATGAGATCAAGACAAAGAGGAGTTAATCTGGGCTTTCTTATGCTCATTTCCCAGCTCTTTCGAATAGGACCCAGTAATGTCCCCCCTGTAACCCTTGCTACTCTGGGGCTAAACATTTACCTTTTCCTGGCCCCTCAAAAGCAATTGCTGGACGTGTGCATCAGTGTACAGAATGCCTATATCTACAAGGACTGGACACGTCTTATCTTCTCCCCCTTTTACCATGCCGATGACTGGCATCTATACTTCAACATGGTGTCTTTGCTGTGGAAAGGAATACAGCTAGAGAGAAGACTTGGCAGCCCATGGTTTGCCTACATCATTGGAGTGTTTTCTCTGATGACTGGTGTTGTATACATCATATTGGAAATGGTGTTAACTGAATTTACAAAGGATCCATCATACAGTAGGCAGTGTGCAGTGGGTTTCTCAG gtgtCTTATTTGCCTTGAAGGTGATAAACAACCATTATTTCCCAGGGGGTGTTGCACATGTGTTTGGATTCCCAATTGCCAATAAGTATGCCTGCTGGGTTGAGCTTGTAGCTATTCATTTGGTTTCACCTGG GACTTCTTTTGTTGGGCATCTGGCCGGCATTGTTGTTGGACTGCTGTACACCAAAGGGCCTCTGAAgaagataatgaaaatgtgtgcAG gagtTGTGTCTTCCGATGGCGGTTATTCAAGAGGTTCATACTTTAATTATTCAG GATACAGTGGACCGAGAAGTTCACCAATAAGATCTAATACATATAACGCGTACAACCAGTACAGTCCAAACAACACTTACAGCGCCAGCAATGAGGCCCCTGGGTATGAACCATACACAGGAGGGCTCTCTGAAGAAGAGCAGTATCAAGCAGCCATCAGGGCTAGCCTGAATGATCAAG GTAGTGGACATGCTCAGAGAAGACCAAATTATGGATTTAACATTCCAACGGGACCTCTGACCTGGGAAGAGATAAGACAACGAAGACTCAACCGCTTTGAGGGATAA
- the rhbdd1 gene encoding rhomboid-related protein 4 isoform X2, translating into MRSRQRGVNLGFLMLISQLFRIGPSNVPPVTLATLGLNIYLFLAPQKQLLDVCISVQNAYIYKDWTRLIFSPFYHADDWHLYFNMVSLLWKGIQLERRLGSPWFAYIIGVFSLMTGVVYIILEMVLTEFTKDPSYSRQCAVGFSGVLFALKVINNHYFPGGVAHVFGFPIANKYACWVELVAIHLVSPGTSFVGHLAGIVVGLLYTKGPLKKIMKMCAGVVSSDGGYSRGSYFNYSGSGHAQRRPNYGFNIPTGPLTWEEIRQRRLNRFEG; encoded by the exons ATGAGATCAAGACAAAGAGGAGTTAATCTGGGCTTTCTTATGCTCATTTCCCAGCTCTTTCGAATAGGACCCAGTAATGTCCCCCCTGTAACCCTTGCTACTCTGGGGCTAAACATTTACCTTTTCCTGGCCCCTCAAAAGCAATTGCTGGACGTGTGCATCAGTGTACAGAATGCCTATATCTACAAGGACTGGACACGTCTTATCTTCTCCCCCTTTTACCATGCCGATGACTGGCATCTATACTTCAACATGGTGTCTTTGCTGTGGAAAGGAATACAGCTAGAGAGAAGACTTGGCAGCCCATGGTTTGCCTACATCATTGGAGTGTTTTCTCTGATGACTGGTGTTGTATACATCATATTGGAAATGGTGTTAACTGAATTTACAAAGGATCCATCATACAGTAGGCAGTGTGCAGTGGGTTTCTCAG gtgtCTTATTTGCCTTGAAGGTGATAAACAACCATTATTTCCCAGGGGGTGTTGCACATGTGTTTGGATTCCCAATTGCCAATAAGTATGCCTGCTGGGTTGAGCTTGTAGCTATTCATTTGGTTTCACCTGG GACTTCTTTTGTTGGGCATCTGGCCGGCATTGTTGTTGGACTGCTGTACACCAAAGGGCCTCTGAAgaagataatgaaaatgtgtgcAG gagtTGTGTCTTCCGATGGCGGTTATTCAAGAGGTTCATACTTTAATTATTCAG GTAGTGGACATGCTCAGAGAAGACCAAATTATGGATTTAACATTCCAACGGGACCTCTGACCTGGGAAGAGATAAGACAACGAAGACTCAACCGCTTTGAGGGATAA